The following are encoded together in the Nocardioides okcheonensis genome:
- a CDS encoding universal stress protein: protein MPSWSEPRGARFFSVGPLEEAVAEAKRRHTTLAVLNTTRGDAAVDEHFLSEDQVADLESSLVSHGIEVSVRNHVASGRISDEIVNQAAKLAAEVIVIGVRHRSPVGKLLLGSTAQEVILDATCPVLTVKTAG from the coding sequence GTGCCTTCGTGGTCGGAACCACGGGGAGCGCGCTTCTTCTCGGTCGGGCCCCTCGAGGAGGCCGTCGCCGAAGCCAAGCGCCGCCACACCACTCTGGCCGTGCTCAACACCACCCGCGGTGACGCCGCTGTCGACGAGCACTTCCTCTCCGAGGACCAGGTCGCCGACCTCGAGTCGTCGCTGGTCTCCCACGGCATCGAGGTGTCCGTGCGCAATCACGTCGCCTCGGGCCGCATCTCCGACGAGATCGTCAACCAGGCCGCGAAGCTCGCCGCCGAGGTCATCGTCATCGGCGTCCGCCACCGCAGCCCCGTCGGGAAGCTGCTGCTCGGCAGCACCGCGCAGGAGGTCATCCTCGATGCGACCTGCCCGGTGCTGACCGTCAAGACTGCTGGCTAG